The genomic region TTCATGTTGCTCAGCTTGTTCTAACACTCATTTATTTATCAACAAGAAACAAACTTATCGTACATAAAACCGCAGAGTGAATGCAAACTCACCTTCTATACGGTAACATGGGCAGGACCAAACATTCATACTAGTTCATCTACTTGCGTACAACAAGCAATCCTTTTGCTAGCTCTAAGGCTTTCGGCCGTCCGAAAAACTTCTCCACGATTCCTAATGCAAACTCGATGGAAGTTCCAGGGCCCCTGCTTGTAATGAGGTTGCCATCCACCACTACTCTGTTGTCAATATGACTTTGATCTGATAGCTTGTCGCACATTGCAGGGTAAGCTGTGGCCTTTTTGCCCTGGGCCATAGCACAACACGACTGTTAACCATCCGGGAATATCAAATACTAGAAACTTTCTTTCGAGTGCTGTTCTTTTTTCACTCGAGATCGAAATGTTTGAAACAGATATAATTATAGGAACCACACACACAAACTTGTGACTTGTAATCAAAATATAAAAGCAAGTGCAAGCACAATAGTGAAAGTTCAAAGTTAAAGGCAAAAGCAAAAGCAAATGATACAACCTAAACAGTTTGTATTTTGTAGTGACCATCTTGCCTAATTATAAGTTCTAATGTATATAGTAGttgaaattatttaatcaaaagcCTCCAGAGACGCAGAGACTACTTCCCCAGAGGCAGATTATGGTTCTTTTAATTAAGTTGATCATTTATTTTACGAACAAAACAAACAAGTACAATTCCATGCAGATTTATAATGAAAACATGAAAATGTTAAACTCGATCAAGATTATAACTTGATTAAACCATGAGGCTCCAACACCAAAGCTGGAGATGTACATATAGCTCCATAGGGTTGGTTTGATTCCGCTTGCTTCTTTAACAAGTTCACCAGCTT from Gossypium arboreum isolate Shixiya-1 chromosome 1, ASM2569848v2, whole genome shotgun sequence harbors:
- the LOC128295380 gene encoding protein DJ-1 homolog B-like — encoded protein: MCPNHGDDYTITELNPMEWKCNNVLQGKKATAYPAMCDKLSDQSHIDNRVVVDGNLITSRGPGTSIEFALGIVEKFFGRPKALELAKGLLVVRK